ttcaaattaaaagcaaatatttttatagaatgttTTATGGAGtgtttcaacaaatatttttttgtagtggtatatctttttaactgccacattattttttatatcaatccCAAATATATAaggtttattaaaatttatagtataaaGACGATTTAAGTATTATTCATATACGTTTTTAagtactataaaaaaattgtaatttcttaccCGTAATTATTATAGAAGATAGTTTCTTCCtggttttcgatttttaaatctatcatatatattttcttgtatCCAAAATTCCAATTATTACTACTCTAATTTATACATCATTTTGCACTTTTTCATAGAAATTCaggattattaatttattctttttgactgctcaaaaaaagaattatcctaaaacataaaaaatatcatcaacAATAGCAAATAACAATCGACTTCGCGTACGTGCAATTCGCGCTATTTCGTCAAATCCACGCCGTATTATGCGACATTACCATTTAAAAATTCCCTATACGCTGCACATTCTTATCAGAGGAAACCCCCCAACAGACTTCGGTCGTCTACAGTCGCCTACCAACCCTCGGCCAGTCAATATCGGACGACGGCGCAGCTGGCCGCGTCGCGACGCTGCGCGCTGTTTCACGATATCGTCGAGTTCGTGTGTCGTTTTGCCAAGGCGTGTCGGGCCCCGTTATTCTCCTCAATCTGATCCTGAATCACGCATACACCATCGAATACAATTCAAGGAAATCCTCGTCGGAAAAGTGAAACGCCGCCGTCGCTCGTGTCGTCCGTTCGTTTCCGTCCGTAGCCGGTAATCGATTAGAATCGCTTCTATAATTCATCCCCCGTAGGTCAAGTTCTGCACGCACAAGAGTCCCCTGCTCTTCTTCGGCTTCCTCTTCCTCATCTCCGCCCTGAATCGCGGAGACAATCGCATCCTCGTTACGCGTTCGGCCCTCAAATATGAGATCGCAAATGCGGGACGACGCGAGTGCTGAAATTAGAAGAATAGttagaaataaatcttgattgcaaatattttcatacaagTGAAATTCAATACGGAATTTTTACAAGTGCATAAGATCAGTGTGGAAGCGGCGAAAACAAATAATGTCGAAAACGATATCGGTAAAACTTGATTTGTGAGAGAGGTTCGCGAAAAGTACGGATGTGCCCATCATTTACATAGTTTTGCATTTACAATGTAAACAAGGCCTTCCGAgaccaatttttattatttatccaaTGCCAATAACAATCACGTTTCCAACGCGTTTACAGGACGATCAAAGGCACATTTGGCATTAAATAACACGCGACGATAACGTGAAACGATACTCACggtattctttcttttcccgCAAGAAGGAACTTTTTTCCGATAAATATGGAAGACCAGCAGAAAGCCACGAGGTATATCAGTGGTATATAAACTCGCACGCGAGGACACGACTGTACCCAGTTATTGACgcaaatgcaataaatatttaaacatacgCGTGTATAGAAACACCGTCGGGAGTTGATGTATCACCGAATACATCTTGCAGTCTGTCTGGCATTTCTTTTCGCTCGGAATTTCAGGGGTTTAATATATTGCTCGTCATATGTCGAGGGTCACGGATACACTTCGATATTAATGATGGATTACTTAGCGGATTTGTAATCGATCGTCTCTCGAAAAGagagaatttaaatttctctctcatttaaaatgaaaatcttCACGTGTGACGCAACGTATGAGCGCTAATGAAGATAGTACGAAAAGTATAATTACGATAAGATTAGTTGTTTGTCACGGAGAGAATTCTTGTGTAAATCGACTTGTAGGATTAATCAGCAACCGCTTAATTAGCATACCATTATTGTGATTCTTAATATTACGAGCACTCACTTCTGTCTCCTCGTCGTGATACGCGCCTCGTGCGACATGCAACGCGCGATGAGAATTTGAAAATACGTGACTCCGTGAAAGATACGCGATAACAGTCGCATTCACGCGATTTAATTAGAGATTAGCGAGGAAAATCAACGCGGCAGTTGATCAAGCGATATCGGTGTTGCCGTAACGAAGCCAACTTGTTTATGATTACACAGCGAAATAGTGTTTGCCCGTTAATTCGCATATTCAGCACATCCGCGTATTTAAATGCATTCAATTTCAAAGTGGCGCAtctaaattttacatatcagTGTATggtataaaaagtaattaaattaaatgtaattaaaagtaattaaattaattgaaagtgTAATGGTGTAGAAATTTTCAGGATATctaaattttgtaacatttttataattatttctagttACCTTTATTCTTGAATGTATCCGTAACAGTTTGATAGCAAGTTGATGTCAATTGATTCTCTCAGCTTGCAAAATTCATCAGCGATCGAACGGAAAATGTAACACAATACAGCGAAACTAAGCGAGCTCCCGAATaacaaaaatcgcaaaattttaGCGTAACGTTTTAATCGTAACGCAAAACAACATTTTCGTCCTTTCGTCGGTATCTTATCGAGTTCAGGGCCGCAAGCGTAATTGTGTCGCGGCGTCTTTCCATCCAGACGACCGAGTTAGCGACATATTGATGTGTCACGCTGGAAATTCTTCGAATTAGTGTGTCACACTGAACTTCTTGAATTATAAATCGCATACGTGAGCATTGAGTAATAATATATCCGTTGGATTGTCGTCAATTCAAATGTTACAGTATAGTTACAATACAGTCTCATCGTTTCAATTTTACCGATTCAGAGTAATCATGAGCTGGaagcaagaaatataattatagctAAAAATACACGATAAAACACCTTATCGATGATATATTACCTATTTGCTTTTATCTAAGCGACTTCATTATTCCAAGCTAATTTCAGAACTACAGTTCTTTTTCAGCTTTCTTAAAAAacttggaaataaaataagcgTATATATACAACCAATATTGACTCCTCTACTATCAAAATGGATGACCAAATTATCTCAGAATCAACAGCTTTATCTGAAATCTGTGTCTGTTGAATCGGATTATACCGATTAAGGCGAGCAATTCAACATTGAGGCATTGTGCATTTGCTATCATATTTATTGAACGAGAGATTGCATTGTATTGAGGTTCTCTACGAGAGTATTGTGAAAAGAAGCCTTGAAAAGATTAGCAATGCGGCGACGGTTGCTCTTATCAGTCAGTTCTCTGTCTTTttatcgtcgtcatcgtcgacGAGCAATTTTAACGCGGTTGTTCTCTCACTTGAGACGTAATAGTCGCGCACCGGTGAATCGGTCGTGCCGATCTACCCGTGCATGTTGTGTATCACGTGCGTCCAGTTCAGAGCTGGCTTTTCGATCGCGCGCATTGTATGTGTGATAAATACAGGCACACGGCTCACCTGCTGCCGCCTTGGGTCTCAGGTGGCAGCCGGCTGATAAGAAGCCTCAGTGAGGAATACGCCGATGTAATATTCGACACGTGAAATTCGGCACTCGCGTCGTCTGCACGTTTTTCAACCTCGAAGTCCGAATCTTAAAATCGACgtaattttagtaattttagtaaattcaGTTTGCATGATGTAATACACATCACGTGAAAACGATTTTTTATTCGTGACGAATGGAAACATTATTAAAGTTATACCAGTTTCAATTCTCATTTTAGACTGATTTTTGTTCTTACTTTTCAAAGCTTGTGCTAATTGTGCAGTTGTTGTTGTTTGAAGTATTTTGTGACGCATATTGATAACAGATTgctaattaaactttaatcgAAAGTTGGCTCTTCAGATAATTAGTTCAATGATTATCGTGAATgtgatataacaaaattagCCTATCTTATTGAACACtcataaattcttataaactCTGAAAATTGATGAGTTAATTAATCAACAAATGGATAcctgaattaaaaatttggaaacatccatgaaatgaaaaattgcacCAACTCcgaggaaattaattaaaattgtattcatTGATGTTTCAAACTCTATCAGCAcgtttgtaaatatttgtattgtgtTGCGTCGAAACTTGgctcattatttttttgtttctgccGAGCAAATCACTGAAGCGTGCCATTAATTCCGGTTTTTATCAAAGGATTACTACTTTTAAAAAGCGTATATTGATATCTGCATTAATGCACTTTGTCTCAACCTTctattgtgtttttttttccaatgaCATTCGAATTACCATTATTGCGTCACAAAAAAGCAATTCTTATTTCACAAGCATCTTACCTGAAATTACGTACTACTTGAGAGAAGTTGACTTTGATCGCAATTGCTCAATTATTACATGAGATTTAGCAAACGACACACATCATCTCTCCTCCACGAagtgtgataaattttaaaaacggtaataaaataacgaaTGCACGCAGGTACGAATTACGCTAAACGTTTAAACAACGAAAATCCGGATCGATTAAAGTGCGTCGGCCGGACAGTGATCGCAAGTTCTGAAAGTACAACGAGAAAGTGTGTCGGATACGTCGAAGACACGAAGATGTAGCTTACCGCGCAGGTTTTCCAAGTGATTAAATGCGAATGTCGACAGTCGAACTCTTCGATTCGCTGATAGTCGAACGGAGATGAATGAGCGCGATCGGAGAACGATTTTCAGAGTTTGCGGCGATCGTGCGGCGTCCGGGAAGCGCCGGAAGTGAAGTGGAAAATCGGGGGAGAGATTTCCGATTCCCGAATCTGGCGGaagtatttttgaaagataggCGGCGTGGTCTTACTTGAGATGGACTCGGTGGCGGTGACGGTGCCGCTTCGTCAGCCGACGAAGAAGATGAAGAAGCGGAAGGAACTCGATGCTCTGGCACCGGCGCACGCTATTTCTCGCCGCAGTTCTGGAAAACGCAGCTCGCAGGtgattaattcttaaattctCTCTTtagattcttttaattgtCTCTCTTCGACAACGATCGACAACGTCGAAATAGTTTTCTTAAATCTGcaagcgataaaaataataaaatatcacttaaaataaaattcttcgcaaataaataaagaaacgtACATTTTAGAAtcgatattgatataaattttaataataagcgTGCAGCATAGTGACGTTATCTTCTTGAGTTATCCACTTGTGTCAATGTTTGCATTGTTTCTCGAAAATGCGATAAACGAATGAGCCATAAATAATAGCAGACTTTGGAATATTCCTCTGTAAAAACAACCACTGTTATTTAACGTTGTAAGAAGAAAAGCGAgacaaaagaataatatataaaattataagaaattataacataaatcGAGATTAAAGTGATATTTTCCGATTGATATTCACTTgctttttctttacttttttaggAATTGTTGACAGACAGCAGTGACGATCGCTCGGAATATTGGAATGTCTCCACTAGAAACGGTCGTAAATGCAGGGGTAGAAGGGGTCGTGCTTGTCCTGGATTTCTGAAGGCTTGCAACGCCTTTTTGGCATGTGCCTCTGTATTAGCGACCGCCAGTTTAATATGGCTATTCATCGACGTTCGTCAACAACTTACCGCTTTGCGAACCGAATTAGACCAAGGTACTGGTCTAATATTTGCGATGATCGACAATGCGTTCGTATTGAGCAATCCATCGAGCCATGCAGTAACTGTAAAAAGAAGTTATTTGTATCTGATCGAAAATACGAACGAACAAATACAAGTCTATGCGTCATtaatacacatatttttatatctaaagaTTTTCTTAATGTACGAAGAATAACTtctgcgaatatttttaattagaaccTTTCAGGACTTGAATTGCATCACAGCAATATCGTGTAACATTGCACTGTTTGATGTCCTTTCGCGATACCATAATTTTCCGTGTGTAATCTCTTGTGCATTGCAGTGATAGCGGGTAGCGAAGGTGTCCCGGACGCTTTGCAGAAATGTCATTCGCTGTCGAGAGACCTCCAGAATAACCAAACTATCATTTTCTCCAGACTGTCTGATCTCAAGCTGCAAATAAGCAATTTTACGGTACAGGTAAAACCGCGCAAGTAGCATCGATAATTCGGCTGTGTGATATCGGTCGGGATGACTCATACCTCTTCGGGATCAATACTTTTGCAGCTGGCGCACATTCAACAAGACTTGCATAAAGTGCAGGAGTACTTCCAAGCCGCGCCCGAGATGGCCAATTTGCCGAAACGCTTGGACGAGCTGTCGACCAGCGTTGCGACATTTGGCAGTCAAATAAGGGACCTGGGAGCTACAGTGAACACCTTGAAGGAAACAAATATGAGGGTACAGGATGCACAGACCGTTATGCAGCAGAACATCAGCAGTATTAAGGTGAAAAAATGATCCACGTTGATaatctgaaagaaaaatagaaaaacgcgAGTTAATTTCTGTTAACATTTGGCTGTTGCGTTCGCAGAATACAATGTTAGAATTGTCGAACGTCACTCAAAAGCCTCAAATCTTGAGCACCGACGAGGCACAAGTTAAGACTGATAAACTGAATTCCACAATATTGCATTTGACGAACAATTTAACGCATGTCAATGAGACCCTGTCGAGCAAATTGCAATGGGTTGCCGACGATCAAGATAAAGATCGCGTAAGTATGATGTAATGCAagtaaaatcgataaaatttaaatcgttaTAGTAACATCATATTTCTTATTCCTTCAGAAAAAGTTAGTTTCACTTCAAGAAGCAACGGCAGCTATTAACACGACGGTGATGTCTCTACAAGGGGAATGCGTTAAAATATCCGAACAAGCTCCTGTTTTAGCATCAGTTCAACAATTAACGGAAAAAGTACGTTCGTTAAATACGAGACTCCGCCGACATCTTTCTAGcagctaataatattaatcaatgaTAGAGAAAGCGATAAGCGCGATTGTCGGAGCGCAAGAACggttataaatacataaaaatttttatacattaattaacaCACAAATCTTTTGTGTATTGCTTTCTCTGCCATTGTTCATCTTTGAagattttcacattttacagtactaataatattaatcacgTAGGTGAATGAGATACGCACGACGAATGtggaattaattaacaaattcaaGCAATTGGAGCAATCGTACAATGGGCTTAAGAATTCCACCAGTATAATGTTCGCGACTGTATCCGAAATGCAGAATCAGCAGCAAGTTAACAAAATTAAGTTACCGGAGTCGCTGATGGGCGATATAACCACAGAGGCGGATCGCGACGCGACAGGTGCGATAAAACCATATGTAAGacgtgcaaaatttaatttcagattTATAGACAGATGAATTTTTCACACTTATTCCTAAACCGTTTTTACAGATGTAAGTGATGTTGCTCAGAAAAAGATTCCAAATGAGAATTTGCAAATGTGGCGACTTAAGCGCGAGTTCAATGCGCGCGAGGAGTGAACGGACTTCGAAGAAGCTCGAGAGAGGAAATCTTTATGGGGATTGAAGTCGCTTTGCTCGCAGCCTGACAAAGCTGTGCATTTGtaaatactaataaattaagtaCGTTACAATTCTCTGTACATAGGAA
The nucleotide sequence above comes from Linepithema humile isolate Giens D197 chromosome 4, Lhum_UNIL_v1.0, whole genome shotgun sequence. Encoded proteins:
- the LOC105671090 gene encoding EF-hand calcium-binding domain-containing protein 14 isoform X2, encoding MDSVAVTVPLRQPTKKMKKRKELDALAPAHAISRRSSGKRSSQELLTDSSDDRSEYWNVSTRNGRKCRGRRGRACPGFLKACNAFLACASVLATASLIWLFIDVRQQLTALRTELDQVIAGSEGVPDALQKCHSLSRDLQNNQTIIFSRLSDLKLQISNFTLAHIQQDLHKVQEYFQAAPEMANLPKRLDELSTSVATFGSQIRDLGATVNTLKETNMRVQDAQTVMQQNISSIKNTMLELSNVTQKPQILSTDEAQVKTDKLNSTILHLTNNLTHVNETLSSKLQWVADDQDKDRKKLVSLQEATAAINTTVMSLQGECVKISEQAPVLASVQQLTEKVNEIRTTNVELINKFKQLEQSYNGLKNSTSIMFATVSEMQNQQQVNKIKLPESLMGDITTEADRDATDVSDVAQKKIPNENLQMWRLKREFNAREE
- the LOC105671090 gene encoding EF-hand calcium-binding domain-containing protein 14 isoform X1 — protein: MDSVAVTVPLRQPTKKMKKRKELDALAPAHAISRRSSGKRSSQELLTDSSDDRSEYWNVSTRNGRKCRGRRGRACPGFLKACNAFLACASVLATASLIWLFIDVRQQLTALRTELDQVIAGSEGVPDALQKCHSLSRDLQNNQTIIFSRLSDLKLQISNFTVQLAHIQQDLHKVQEYFQAAPEMANLPKRLDELSTSVATFGSQIRDLGATVNTLKETNMRVQDAQTVMQQNISSIKNTMLELSNVTQKPQILSTDEAQVKTDKLNSTILHLTNNLTHVNETLSSKLQWVADDQDKDRKKLVSLQEATAAINTTVMSLQGECVKISEQAPVLASVQQLTEKVNEIRTTNVELINKFKQLEQSYNGLKNSTSIMFATVSEMQNQQQVNKIKLPESLMGDITTEADRDATDVSDVAQKKIPNENLQMWRLKREFNAREE
- the LOC105671090 gene encoding EF-hand calcium-binding domain-containing protein 14 isoform X3 produces the protein MDSVAVTVPLRQPTKKMKKRKELDALAPAHAISRRSSGKRSSQELLTDSSDDRSEYWNVSTRNGRKCRGRRGRACPGFLKACNAFLACASVLATASLIWLFIDVRQQLTALRTELDQVIAGSEGVPDALQKCHSLSRDLQNNQTIIFSRLSDLKLQISNFTVQLAHIQQDLHKVQEYFQAAPEMANLPKRLDELSTSVATFGSQIRDLGATVNTLKETNMRVQDAQTVMQQNISSIKNTMLELSNVTQKPQILSTDEAQVKTDKLNSTILHLTNNLTHVNETLSSKLQWVADDQDKDRKKLVSLQEATAAINTTVMSLQGECVKISEQAPVLASVQQLTEKVNEIRTTNVELINKFKQLEQSYNGLKNSTSIMFATVSEMQNQQQVNKIKLPESLMGDITTEADRDATGAIKPYM